A genome region from Rubinisphaera margarita includes the following:
- a CDS encoding MATE family efflux transporter, with translation MLSDRQKFMLEGPIGAALLRLSIPIILGNMLQAGYQLTDAFWVGRLGAAAVAAVSIGFPVTFLVIAMGAGLAIAGATLTAQYMGAGRQDMVNHVAAQTMLMVAFTSVILGSAGYFLTPNLLGWLGVAPEVYEGALGFMRVSFVGIVFVFLYGMFQALMRGVGQTRIPLFIVLGTVLLNFVLDPLFIFGWGPMPAQGVMGAAMATLSTQGLAALIGMLIFFAGRHGIQLQWKDFRPDLPYIRRAFFLGLPGSVELSTRSLGMVVLSFIVASFGTVTLASYGVGVNVMQFVSIPAMGLSMAVATLVGQNIGAGQFERAEKVAILGAGWGFGILTVAGIVAYNFSRQIVAVFVPDDPAVIQAGSEFIRVMCFAWGGAGLQYSLVATFRASGNMLIAMVIALVSQWMLQFPLAYILSKHTSLNEAGIWWSFPITNIIVALVAIAWFAHGGWKTTRITEEDEQVSAVTTEQISEEGIH, from the coding sequence ATGCTATCCGATCGGCAGAAGTTCATGCTGGAAGGGCCCATCGGAGCCGCTTTGCTGCGACTCTCGATTCCGATCATTCTTGGCAACATGCTGCAGGCCGGTTATCAACTGACCGATGCCTTCTGGGTCGGGCGGCTGGGAGCAGCCGCGGTTGCTGCGGTCTCCATCGGCTTTCCCGTGACGTTTCTCGTCATCGCGATGGGAGCGGGACTCGCCATTGCGGGAGCCACGTTAACGGCTCAATACATGGGGGCTGGCCGGCAGGACATGGTGAATCATGTCGCCGCCCAAACCATGCTCATGGTGGCCTTCACCTCGGTGATTCTCGGCTCGGCCGGTTATTTCTTAACGCCGAATCTGCTCGGCTGGCTGGGTGTTGCCCCCGAGGTGTATGAGGGAGCGCTCGGCTTCATGCGAGTCTCCTTCGTTGGAATTGTTTTCGTCTTCCTGTACGGAATGTTTCAGGCCCTCATGCGGGGCGTCGGGCAGACGCGGATTCCGCTTTTCATCGTGCTCGGCACCGTGCTGCTGAACTTCGTGCTCGATCCGCTCTTCATTTTCGGCTGGGGGCCGATGCCTGCCCAGGGCGTGATGGGAGCCGCGATGGCGACGCTGAGCACACAAGGGCTGGCCGCTCTGATCGGCATGCTGATCTTTTTTGCTGGCCGACATGGGATTCAACTGCAGTGGAAAGACTTCCGCCCCGATCTGCCCTACATTCGCAGAGCATTCTTTCTTGGGCTGCCGGGCTCGGTTGAACTGTCGACACGAAGTCTGGGAATGGTGGTGTTGTCCTTTATCGTCGCCAGTTTCGGCACGGTGACGCTTGCCTCGTACGGCGTCGGCGTGAATGTGATGCAGTTCGTTTCCATTCCGGCCATGGGCCTGTCGATGGCGGTGGCGACTCTGGTCGGGCAGAACATCGGCGCGGGTCAGTTCGAACGAGCCGAGAAGGTCGCGATTCTCGGAGCCGGCTGGGGATTCGGCATTCTGACTGTGGCCGGAATCGTGGCTTACAACTTCTCTCGACAGATCGTCGCCGTGTTCGTGCCGGACGATCCGGCTGTCATTCAGGCCGGCAGCGAGTTCATTCGGGTGATGTGTTTTGCCTGGGGCGGAGCAGGGCTCCAGTACAGTCTCGTGGCCACCTTTCGAGCCTCCGGCAACATGCTGATCGCGATGGTCATTGCCCTCGTGTCGCAATGGATGCTGCAGTTCCCCCTCGCCTACATCCTGTCGAAGCACACGTCATTGAACGAAGCGGGAATCTGGTGGTCCTTCCCGATTACGAACATCATCGTCGCCCTGGTGGCGATCGCCTGGTTCGCCCACGGCGGCTGGAAAACGACCCGCATCACCGAAGAAGACGAACAGGTCTCCGCAGTCACAACCGAGCAGATTTCCGAAGAGGGGATTCACTGA
- a CDS encoding aspartate-semialdehyde dehydrogenase — protein sequence MFNTVAVVGASGAVGRIILELLEERNFEAKEFRFLSSARSAGTEITFKNKAYTLQELTEDAFEGIDLVIASTPDDVAAKYLPAAVKAGATVIDESGYWRMKDEVALVVPEINPEAAINAKGIIASPNCSTTQMVLAMKPLYDISPIRRVIVSTYQATSGAGLVGTEDLIHGSQARLQGDDYQYKVFAHPIAFNAIPQIGSHKVDGYTSEEMKMVYETRKILGDPNIQVNPTCVRIPVWNCHSESITVETETPISPEQAREAFEKFPGITVVDDLDNGQYPMPSNSDGSDEVFVGRIRKDISNPNGLSFWCVSDNLRKGAATNAVQIAELLSKHRG from the coding sequence GTGTTTAATACTGTTGCAGTCGTCGGAGCTTCCGGCGCCGTGGGCCGAATCATTCTCGAACTGCTCGAAGAGCGTAACTTTGAGGCGAAGGAGTTTCGATTCCTGTCGAGCGCCCGTTCTGCCGGCACCGAAATTACGTTCAAGAACAAAGCCTACACACTGCAGGAACTGACCGAAGACGCCTTCGAAGGCATCGATCTGGTCATCGCCTCCACGCCTGACGACGTCGCCGCCAAATACCTGCCGGCTGCTGTGAAGGCGGGAGCCACCGTCATCGATGAGTCCGGCTACTGGCGGATGAAGGACGAAGTTGCCCTCGTCGTCCCGGAGATCAATCCGGAAGCCGCCATCAACGCCAAAGGCATCATCGCCAGCCCGAACTGCTCGACCACGCAGATGGTGCTCGCCATGAAGCCGCTGTACGACATCTCGCCGATTCGTCGCGTGATCGTCAGCACCTATCAGGCGACCAGCGGAGCCGGCCTCGTTGGCACCGAAGATCTGATTCACGGCAGCCAGGCCCGCCTGCAGGGAGATGACTACCAGTACAAGGTCTTCGCTCATCCGATCGCCTTCAACGCGATCCCGCAGATCGGCAGCCACAAGGTCGATGGCTACACGAGCGAAGAAATGAAGATGGTTTACGAGACCCGTAAGATCCTCGGCGACCCCAACATTCAGGTGAATCCGACCTGCGTGCGAATTCCGGTCTGGAATTGTCACAGCGAAAGCATCACCGTCGAAACCGAAACGCCGATCAGTCCGGAACAGGCTCGCGAAGCCTTCGAGAAGTTCCCGGGCATCACCGTCGTCGACGATCTGGACAACGGGCAATACCCGATGCCCAGCAACAGCGACGGCTCCGATGAAGTCTTCGTCGGGCGAATTCGGAAGGACATCTCGAACCCGAACGGTCTTTCGTTCTGGTGCGTGAGCGACAACCTCCGCAAGGGAGCCGCCACGAACGCGGTTCAGATTGCCGAACTGCTGAGCAAGCATCGCGGTTAA
- a CDS encoding MFS transporter — MAKPGDPSETWYSGITRYQWFVLFIASLGWIFDVFEGQIFVASMQEAMPSLVPPGTDSGTISYYNYLANGAFLLGGSLGGIMFGMLSDRIGRKKTMGLTILFYSMFTCLSAFAQEWWHLVGLRFLVAMGVGGEWAVASSMVAEVFPRKARAHVGSIFHGSSVFGTFLAIAAGTFLIGNAAIHAWAASPDMAWIGEYIDPTTLPWRLGFLLGVLPAILIIWIRLSLKEPEGWQEARERARTSEEPGQQMGRLSDLFSSSYLKVTLIGVTLAASAMATFWGVHIYGKNLLLAQAREDVLARAKADTDDAESMSDEELLAPHKPELKRWEMLSMLLNTLGGGIGLVAFGPISQRIGRRGAFLLYYLGGFACGLILFGVLYSHGSLLVNLMFLPIFGFMTLGVHAGFAVYFPELYPTRMRGTGTGFCFNAGRLVACPVLLVVGLMQDTYTWFTLPVAACAMSTLFLVGAITLIVAPETRGRELPE, encoded by the coding sequence ATGGCAAAGCCGGGCGATCCCTCCGAAACGTGGTACTCGGGAATCACCCGATATCAGTGGTTTGTCCTCTTCATCGCTTCGCTGGGATGGATCTTCGATGTCTTCGAAGGTCAGATCTTCGTCGCCAGTATGCAGGAGGCGATGCCCTCTCTGGTGCCTCCAGGAACCGACAGCGGCACCATCAGCTACTACAACTATCTCGCAAATGGCGCCTTTCTTCTGGGCGGCTCGCTCGGCGGGATCATGTTCGGAATGCTCAGCGACCGGATCGGCCGTAAGAAGACGATGGGGCTCACGATTCTCTTCTACTCGATGTTTACCTGCCTGTCGGCTTTCGCCCAGGAGTGGTGGCATCTGGTGGGACTGCGATTTCTGGTCGCCATGGGCGTCGGCGGCGAATGGGCCGTCGCCAGCAGCATGGTGGCCGAAGTCTTCCCCCGAAAAGCCCGGGCCCATGTTGGTTCGATTTTCCACGGTTCCAGCGTTTTCGGAACCTTTCTGGCGATCGCAGCCGGGACATTTCTAATTGGCAATGCGGCGATCCATGCGTGGGCGGCGAGCCCGGACATGGCGTGGATTGGCGAATATATCGACCCGACGACCTTGCCCTGGCGACTCGGATTTCTGCTCGGCGTCCTCCCGGCCATTCTGATTATCTGGATTCGTCTGAGTCTGAAAGAACCCGAAGGCTGGCAGGAAGCCCGGGAACGGGCACGGACTTCGGAAGAGCCGGGACAGCAGATGGGGCGGCTGTCCGATCTGTTCAGCAGCAGCTATCTGAAAGTGACATTGATTGGCGTCACCCTGGCCGCTTCCGCCATGGCGACGTTCTGGGGCGTTCACATTTACGGCAAGAACCTGTTGCTGGCTCAGGCGCGAGAAGATGTCCTGGCCCGAGCGAAAGCGGATACAGATGACGCGGAATCGATGTCGGACGAAGAACTGCTCGCTCCCCACAAGCCGGAGCTGAAACGCTGGGAGATGCTCAGCATGCTGCTCAACACCCTCGGCGGCGGCATCGGCCTGGTGGCGTTTGGACCGATCAGCCAGCGAATCGGCCGCCGCGGTGCCTTTCTGCTTTACTATCTGGGCGGGTTCGCCTGCGGTCTGATTCTGTTCGGAGTCCTGTACTCTCATGGCTCGCTTTTGGTGAATCTTATGTTCCTGCCGATCTTCGGCTTCATGACGCTCGGCGTGCACGCCGGGTTCGCGGTCTACTTCCCGGAACTGTATCCAACGCGCATGCGGGGCACCGGAACCGGATTCTGCTTCAACGCCGGCCGCCTCGTCGCCTGCCCCGTACTGCTGGTCGTGGGACTGATGCAGGACACCTACACGTGGTTCACGCTACCGGTTGCCGCCTGCGCAATGAGCACCCTGTTTCTTGTTGGAGCGATCACACTCATCGTCGCCCCGGAAACCCGCGGCCGCGAACTGCCGGAATAG
- a CDS encoding DUF1549 domain-containing protein has protein sequence MFKRLKIYGPALVLLIGLGALVWTTAFPTVEARIADDAPREIHQPHRDVIEQVNSWYEQSWQSQGFVRAKFADDLTILRRLSLALHGTVPSLEEIRRFEADRRPQRLALWCQEMLADSRYGDYFAERLTRAFVGTQQQPFLVFRRDRFKNWIAEQIQDNRPYNEVIREIIGKEGLWTGDPATNFVTHAVNDGDIDENKLAGKTVRAVLGQRIDCAQCHDHPFADWKQQQFEQLAAFYGQTRISPFGVTDDPKAVYEIEDTRTLEDRQVSPAVPFNPEWKPESGTRREQLAAWCTSPDNRRFARAAVNRIWAQMFGKAWSEGAPYYARIDDLPDPEPDVEVDPIPLDMLADAFVESGFNVAEMVQTIAALDVFRLSSATDVPDDELKEHVDHWAVFPLVRLRPEQIVGSMMQATSIKTLDQNSHLLTRTLRLINENDFLNEYGDLGADEFEERSGTVPQALLRMNGRLFGDSIKPNPLNATPRIAIAAGSPEVLLETCFLTCLTRRPSGAEAQYFLNEWTEQNNQKSGGQAYDLYWILINSPEFSWNH, from the coding sequence ATGTTCAAACGACTGAAAATCTATGGACCTGCACTCGTCCTGCTCATCGGGCTGGGCGCGCTGGTTTGGACCACCGCGTTCCCGACTGTGGAAGCGCGGATTGCCGATGACGCGCCGAGGGAGATTCACCAGCCGCATCGAGATGTGATTGAACAGGTCAACAGCTGGTACGAACAGTCCTGGCAGTCCCAGGGGTTCGTGCGAGCGAAGTTTGCCGATGACCTGACGATTCTTCGACGACTTTCCCTGGCCTTGCACGGCACGGTGCCTTCGCTCGAAGAGATCCGCCGGTTCGAAGCCGATCGACGACCGCAGCGACTGGCTCTCTGGTGTCAGGAGATGCTGGCCGATTCCCGGTACGGAGATTACTTCGCCGAGAGGCTGACCCGGGCCTTCGTCGGCACTCAGCAACAGCCATTCCTGGTCTTCCGTCGGGATCGCTTTAAGAACTGGATCGCCGAACAGATTCAGGACAATCGTCCTTACAATGAAGTGATTCGCGAGATCATCGGTAAAGAAGGACTCTGGACCGGCGACCCGGCGACAAACTTCGTCACGCATGCGGTGAACGACGGGGACATCGACGAGAACAAGCTGGCGGGAAAGACCGTCCGCGCTGTCCTCGGACAACGAATCGACTGCGCTCAGTGTCACGACCACCCCTTTGCGGACTGGAAACAGCAGCAGTTCGAACAGCTCGCCGCCTTCTACGGACAGACCCGAATCTCCCCCTTTGGTGTTACAGATGATCCGAAAGCGGTCTATGAGATTGAGGACACGCGGACGCTCGAAGATCGACAAGTCAGCCCGGCCGTGCCGTTCAATCCCGAATGGAAGCCGGAGAGCGGAACCCGTCGCGAACAGCTCGCCGCGTGGTGCACAAGTCCCGACAACCGGCGGTTCGCCCGCGCAGCAGTGAATCGCATCTGGGCACAGATGTTCGGCAAAGCCTGGTCGGAAGGAGCACCGTATTATGCCCGGATCGACGATCTCCCCGACCCGGAACCGGACGTCGAAGTCGATCCCATTCCCCTCGACATGCTGGCCGATGCCTTCGTGGAATCGGGGTTCAATGTAGCCGAAATGGTCCAGACGATTGCGGCCCTCGATGTCTTCCGGCTGTCATCGGCGACGGACGTTCCCGACGACGAGTTGAAAGAGCATGTCGACCACTGGGCGGTGTTTCCGCTGGTTCGCCTCCGCCCCGAACAGATCGTCGGTTCGATGATGCAGGCGACTTCGATCAAGACACTCGACCAGAATTCTCATCTGCTCACGCGGACGCTGCGGCTTATTAATGAGAACGACTTTCTCAACGAATACGGCGACCTCGGAGCCGACGAATTCGAGGAGCGTTCGGGAACCGTCCCTCAGGCTCTGCTCCGCATGAACGGCAGGCTGTTCGGCGACTCGATCAAACCGAATCCGCTCAACGCCACGCCACGGATCGCGATCGCGGCTGGCTCCCCGGAAGTTCTTCTCGAAACATGCTTCCTCACGTGTCTCACTCGGCGGCCCAGCGGCGCCGAAGCGCAGTACTTCCTGAACGAATGGACTGAGCAAAACAATCAGAAGTCGGGCGGGCAGGCTTACGATCTCTACTGGATCTTGATCAACTCGCCGGAATTCTCCTGGAACCACTGA
- a CDS encoding DUF1501 domain-containing protein: MKYFSQPAGLGHDGLQRRELLSLSAGLGLSFVLPGLPGRAAEKRGSERATSLITLWMHGGPSQLETWDPHPGTAIGGPTQAIETTIPGTQIAAHLPLMAEQLQHLSVIRSLVSKEGDHERGTYFVKTGYRPDPTVRHPAIGALVPYELKSSSLEIPAYVSLGEGQWPGRGGYLGDEYDAFRIFDPGQGLHNMRPRVGDRRQDSRIEGLSMLSQSFRRGRGQLADRTMHQRTVEQALTMMNSDQLKAFEIEEESETTRKQYGDTRFGRGCLVARRLIETGVRSVEVSLSGFDSHANNFEAHQNRAAELDPAFAALIQDLRARDLYDSTIVLCIGEFGRTPRINPLDGRDHWPTGFSTVVGGGGLRSGVVIGETDPTGENKDPADPIKVQDLYATILSQLSIDPDKELMTPIGRPLFLCEGTPLPQLLRS; encoded by the coding sequence ATGAAATACTTTTCTCAGCCAGCCGGACTCGGCCACGACGGACTTCAACGCCGCGAGCTGCTTTCGCTCTCTGCCGGACTCGGGTTGTCGTTCGTTCTGCCGGGGCTGCCGGGACGAGCCGCGGAAAAACGGGGCAGCGAACGGGCCACGTCCTTGATCACACTGTGGATGCATGGCGGTCCAAGTCAGCTGGAGACCTGGGATCCTCATCCCGGTACGGCGATCGGTGGCCCGACACAAGCCATCGAGACCACCATTCCCGGCACGCAGATCGCTGCTCACTTGCCGCTGATGGCGGAGCAGTTGCAGCATCTCTCCGTCATTCGCTCGCTCGTCAGCAAAGAAGGCGATCACGAACGCGGAACCTACTTCGTAAAGACCGGCTACCGGCCCGACCCAACCGTTCGGCATCCGGCCATCGGAGCACTCGTGCCGTACGAACTGAAGAGTTCCTCGCTCGAGATTCCGGCCTACGTCTCTCTGGGCGAAGGACAATGGCCCGGTCGCGGAGGCTATCTCGGCGATGAGTACGACGCCTTCCGCATCTTCGATCCGGGGCAGGGGCTGCACAATATGCGTCCACGTGTCGGAGATCGTCGGCAGGACAGTCGGATCGAAGGGCTGTCGATGCTGTCTCAGTCGTTCCGGAGAGGCCGGGGGCAGCTGGCGGACAGAACGATGCACCAGCGAACCGTCGAACAGGCGCTGACGATGATGAACTCCGACCAGCTCAAGGCTTTCGAGATTGAAGAGGAGAGTGAGACCACTCGCAAGCAGTACGGCGACACTCGCTTTGGTCGCGGCTGCCTTGTCGCCCGGCGGCTCATTGAAACGGGAGTCCGTTCGGTGGAAGTCTCGCTGAGCGGATTCGATTCGCACGCCAACAACTTCGAAGCCCATCAGAACCGGGCCGCGGAACTTGATCCGGCCTTCGCGGCGCTCATCCAGGACCTGCGAGCACGGGATTTATACGACTCGACCATCGTCCTCTGCATCGGGGAGTTCGGACGCACGCCGCGAATCAATCCGCTCGATGGTCGCGATCACTGGCCGACCGGCTTCAGTACGGTCGTTGGCGGCGGGGGTTTGCGTTCCGGCGTCGTGATTGGCGAAACCGATCCGACGGGCGAGAATAAGGATCCCGCAGACCCGATCAAGGTTCAGGATCTGTACGCCACGATTCTCAGTCAACTGTCGATCGATCCCGACAAGGAACTGATGACGCCCATCGGCCGTCCGCTGTTTCTCTGTGAAGGAACGCCGCTGCCTCAACTCTTGCGGAGTTAG
- a CDS encoding glycosyltransferase, translating to MTIASNAKNSKARIGTSSAVDPVAPVVSIIVPTFREAENLPVLIPQVAGALENSGITFEILIVDDNSPDGTPAVCDKLAESWPVRLLVRTTERGLSSAVIHGMRHATGDVLLVMDADLSHPPEKVPELVAAILEQQGDFVIGSRYVVGGTTGDDWSLFRWINSQVATWLSRGLTSARDPMAGFFALRRTSFESAEALNPIGYKIGLELMVKCGCRHVSEVPIHFRDRLHGESKLSLKEQLNYIRHLGRLYKFQLGKWFTPLAFAVVGASGVIVDLALLTLLMLWVQFPLARAGAIAGAMTWNFAGNRWLTFSDRRGESAWKQYLKFCLSCSLGALISWGVSTAVWNYAASVVHSPMVAAVAGILSGFALNYLLSNHFAFRQNETVVDSPAVESAELTAQEAPAAFGSKVATTIGALSVLVMACVLSGWSLNRQQIDGPDQAHNVMTSIFFHDMAQDLPSNPVGYAFEYQRQYPALGLTFWPPLFHATAGTIMLITGPDLFAVRLTMVLFTALFAIAMFASVRRGNSLLSAVLAVGLALSTAVMFDLTNTTMLEVPSMAMAFLALWLYRNVTTRGSWTHWTQAVLAGALCAAIAYTKQPAVFVLAAMGIDLLVSHRSLLKEARTWIAAATTVVLMLPLAAFTLKYGRVNIAQSIGIQGNIYVDHHRVADRWSLEGWTYYLELIPTQFALPVLFCAAAGTLLILSSRDRLKQNGLWLWCIVCWYLMFSYFDNKQIRFVAYATPFLAILATTFASWLSTNIRLAGLAAMIVLAGLGINSARLNAMNAPRGYDEMKPLLMSCSEENEPGNLGCFGEDHHLFTAQLRLLDSRRQRFNVRGDDALRESDQSLVAAARDYQIRWLIIQPESEPGQSALAQIHTHPGLFTPLSDEIVMDNGEKSFAVQMFRFNGELATEMKSIALKSQMLGIAAD from the coding sequence ATGACCATCGCTTCGAACGCGAAGAATTCAAAAGCCCGAATTGGGACGTCGAGTGCCGTTGATCCAGTTGCTCCTGTTGTCTCCATCATCGTTCCGACGTTCCGGGAAGCCGAGAACCTGCCCGTTCTGATCCCGCAGGTCGCCGGCGCGCTCGAAAACTCTGGAATCACCTTCGAGATTCTGATTGTCGACGACAACAGTCCCGACGGGACGCCCGCGGTTTGTGATAAATTGGCCGAATCTTGGCCGGTGCGGCTGCTCGTGCGTACAACCGAACGTGGGCTTTCGAGTGCGGTCATCCACGGCATGCGGCACGCCACCGGTGATGTTCTGCTTGTCATGGATGCCGATCTGTCGCATCCGCCTGAGAAAGTCCCCGAACTGGTCGCCGCTATCCTCGAACAACAGGGCGACTTTGTCATCGGCAGCCGTTACGTCGTCGGAGGAACAACAGGCGACGACTGGAGCCTGTTCCGCTGGATCAATTCCCAGGTCGCCACCTGGCTCTCTCGCGGACTCACCAGCGCCAGGGATCCGATGGCCGGTTTCTTCGCGCTGCGACGCACGAGCTTCGAGAGCGCTGAAGCACTCAACCCGATTGGATATAAAATCGGGCTCGAACTGATGGTGAAGTGCGGTTGCCGCCACGTGAGTGAAGTGCCGATTCACTTCCGCGATCGCCTGCACGGCGAAAGCAAGCTCTCCTTGAAGGAACAGCTCAATTACATCCGTCATCTCGGGCGGCTTTACAAGTTTCAGCTCGGAAAGTGGTTCACGCCCCTCGCGTTTGCCGTTGTCGGGGCTTCCGGAGTGATTGTCGACCTTGCTTTGCTGACACTGTTGATGCTCTGGGTTCAGTTTCCCCTGGCTCGAGCCGGCGCCATTGCCGGGGCCATGACGTGGAACTTCGCGGGCAATCGCTGGCTCACGTTCTCGGACCGCCGTGGTGAATCGGCCTGGAAGCAGTATTTGAAGTTCTGCCTTTCCTGCTCGCTGGGAGCGCTGATTTCCTGGGGCGTTTCGACGGCCGTCTGGAACTACGCGGCTTCCGTAGTCCACTCTCCGATGGTCGCCGCGGTCGCAGGGATTCTGAGTGGATTCGCGTTGAATTATCTGCTGAGCAACCACTTCGCGTTCCGGCAGAATGAAACCGTCGTCGACTCCCCTGCGGTTGAGTCGGCGGAACTAACCGCTCAGGAAGCGCCAGCCGCTTTCGGCTCGAAGGTCGCCACGACGATTGGCGCGTTGTCGGTCCTGGTGATGGCCTGCGTTCTCTCCGGCTGGAGTCTGAACCGTCAACAAATTGACGGACCCGATCAGGCTCACAATGTGATGACGAGCATTTTCTTTCACGATATGGCCCAAGATCTCCCGTCGAATCCCGTCGGTTACGCCTTTGAATATCAGCGTCAGTATCCGGCTCTGGGGCTGACATTCTGGCCGCCTCTGTTTCATGCGACAGCCGGCACGATCATGCTCATAACCGGTCCGGACCTGTTTGCTGTCCGACTGACCATGGTTCTGTTCACGGCTCTGTTCGCGATCGCAATGTTCGCCAGCGTGCGTCGTGGAAACTCACTTCTATCGGCGGTGCTGGCAGTCGGCCTGGCGCTTTCGACAGCGGTGATGTTCGATCTGACGAACACGACCATGCTGGAAGTCCCTTCGATGGCCATGGCTTTTCTGGCCCTCTGGCTCTACCGGAATGTTACGACGCGTGGTAGTTGGACACACTGGACGCAGGCGGTGCTGGCCGGAGCGCTGTGTGCGGCGATCGCCTACACCAAACAGCCGGCCGTTTTCGTGCTGGCCGCAATGGGAATCGATCTGCTCGTCAGCCATCGATCTCTCCTCAAAGAGGCCCGAACCTGGATCGCTGCCGCAACGACCGTCGTTCTTATGTTGCCGCTGGCCGCGTTCACACTGAAGTACGGACGCGTCAACATCGCCCAGTCGATCGGAATTCAGGGCAACATCTATGTCGACCATCATCGTGTCGCCGACCGCTGGAGTCTGGAAGGCTGGACGTACTATCTCGAACTGATTCCGACACAGTTTGCCCTTCCCGTTCTTTTCTGTGCGGCTGCCGGAACGCTGCTGATCTTGAGCAGTCGCGATCGCCTCAAGCAGAACGGGCTGTGGCTCTGGTGCATCGTCTGCTGGTATCTGATGTTCTCGTACTTCGACAACAAACAAATTCGCTTCGTGGCCTACGCCACTCCGTTTCTGGCGATTCTGGCGACGACGTTCGCGAGCTGGTTGTCGACGAACATTCGTCTGGCTGGACTGGCCGCCATGATTGTTCTGGCCGGACTGGGAATCAACTCGGCTCGACTCAACGCGATGAACGCCCCACGCGGCTATGATGAGATGAAGCCTCTGCTGATGTCCTGCTCCGAAGAGAATGAACCGGGGAACCTCGGCTGCTTTGGCGAAGATCACCACCTCTTTACCGCTCAGCTCCGCCTGCTGGATTCCAGGCGGCAACGCTTCAATGTTCGAGGCGACGATGCACTGCGGGAATCGGACCAGTCGCTCGTCGCAGCCGCACGTGATTACCAGATTCGCTGGTTGATCATTCAGCCGGAATCCGAACCGGGACAGT